A genomic segment from Streptosporangium roseum DSM 43021 encodes:
- a CDS encoding nicotinamide mononucleotide transporter family protein codes for MNWAEAGFEVFGTKVLWTDLVGNVAALATVLLAIRKSIWTWPVQLTASVLLLIASVNAHITGNALKQIMFGALAVYGWWRWTRGTQDGRGLAVRPATTLERLALVGVMLLGTLAVGVIFFVTKLSWGAFVPPPEGYLLVLADSYIFVGSAVATWAQGQALVDFWLIWIAVDLVGVPLAFSSGLVVSGAVYGVFFVLVLVGFFNWLKEYRSRTVLVPKEAV; via the coding sequence GTGAACTGGGCCGAGGCGGGATTCGAGGTCTTCGGCACGAAGGTCCTCTGGACGGACCTGGTCGGAAACGTGGCCGCCCTGGCCACCGTTCTGCTGGCCATCCGCAAGTCGATCTGGACCTGGCCGGTCCAGCTCACCGCCTCGGTGCTGCTGCTCATCGCCTCGGTCAACGCACACATCACGGGCAACGCGCTCAAGCAGATCATGTTCGGTGCCTTGGCCGTCTACGGCTGGTGGCGCTGGACGCGCGGCACCCAGGACGGCCGGGGGCTGGCCGTACGCCCCGCGACCACCCTCGAACGGCTGGCGCTGGTCGGGGTCATGCTCCTGGGCACGCTCGCGGTCGGTGTGATCTTCTTCGTCACCAAGCTCTCCTGGGGCGCTTTCGTCCCGCCGCCCGAGGGATATCTCCTGGTGCTCGCCGACTCCTACATCTTCGTCGGCAGCGCGGTCGCCACCTGGGCCCAGGGCCAGGCGCTGGTCGACTTCTGGCTGATCTGGATCGCGGTGGACCTGGTCGGCGTGCCGCTGGCCTTCAGCTCGGGACTGGTCGTCTCCGGGGCGGTGTACGGAGTGTTCTTCGTGCTCGTCCTGGTCGGATTCTTCAACTGGCTAAAGGAGTACCGGTCGAGGACCGTACTCGTTCCCAAGGAGGCGGTGTGA